Proteins from a single region of Stappia sp. ES.058:
- a CDS encoding NAD(P)-binding domain-containing protein, translated as MPDIRRTLIGGQGLAALETRLKEDLQLLCYPGKSWVPPRQGVTDVTIIGGGMCGMVAWFALQTAGIVNTRVLDRSPRGFEGPWLNYARMETLRSPKELTGPAFGHGALTFQAWYRAGFGDQQWEQLGLIPRPVWMDYLRWYRDVLGIPIENETSLDKVEREGDVLRLHFSGETSGSFLSRKLVFATGRDGTGEPNIPGFVDGLDRRYWAHSADDIDFDSLKGKRVAVIGVGASAVDNAAEALEHGAAEVRHFIRRKQMPTINKLTGAGSIGFNHGFATLSDELRWRIMQYVFASQTPPPNGSVRRVSQHRNAFFHFDKGIAGLSETGGAVELKFSDGRRHVADFVILGTGFRTNPLSRTELGDASGNIRLWKDVYQPPADEHSEDLALFPYLNSDFSFSEKIPGKSPWINNIYCFNYGATASLGKISGDIPGISEGAAWLARATAAKIFSEDADQHLQAIKAYDKPELDGSEWVSTQMPDIQGKEHIA; from the coding sequence ATGCCAGATATTCGCCGTACTCTCATTGGCGGTCAGGGACTCGCTGCGCTCGAGACGCGCCTCAAAGAGGATCTGCAACTGCTGTGCTACCCGGGCAAGTCATGGGTACCCCCACGCCAGGGTGTAACGGACGTCACCATCATAGGTGGGGGAATGTGCGGCATGGTGGCTTGGTTTGCGCTCCAGACCGCCGGGATCGTAAATACCCGGGTGCTGGACCGCAGTCCGCGCGGGTTCGAGGGGCCCTGGCTGAATTATGCGCGGATGGAGACCCTGCGTTCGCCAAAGGAACTCACAGGGCCGGCCTTCGGCCACGGTGCACTAACGTTTCAAGCCTGGTACCGGGCCGGTTTCGGAGACCAGCAATGGGAACAGCTCGGACTGATTCCGCGCCCGGTGTGGATGGATTATCTTCGCTGGTACCGGGATGTGCTCGGCATTCCCATTGAAAACGAGACTTCCCTCGACAAGGTCGAGCGCGAGGGCGACGTACTGCGATTGCACTTCTCCGGGGAGACGTCCGGCTCCTTTCTTTCCCGAAAGCTTGTCTTCGCGACGGGCCGCGACGGAACCGGAGAACCGAACATACCGGGCTTCGTCGACGGACTGGATCGACGATATTGGGCTCATAGTGCGGACGACATCGATTTCGATTCCCTGAAAGGTAAACGGGTTGCGGTGATCGGGGTCGGTGCGTCAGCCGTCGACAATGCGGCCGAAGCGCTAGAGCACGGGGCTGCCGAAGTCCGCCACTTCATTCGCCGCAAGCAAATGCCGACAATAAACAAGCTGACCGGTGCCGGCAGCATCGGGTTCAACCACGGTTTCGCCACCCTTTCCGATGAACTGCGATGGCGGATCATGCAATATGTGTTTGCCAGCCAAACGCCGCCACCGAATGGTTCAGTTCGGCGTGTCAGTCAGCATCGGAACGCGTTTTTCCATTTCGACAAGGGCATCGCCGGCCTCAGTGAAACCGGTGGTGCCGTGGAGCTCAAGTTCTCCGACGGGAGGCGCCATGTCGCAGATTTTGTCATCCTCGGCACAGGGTTCAGGACCAATCCGCTTTCGCGCACGGAGCTCGGCGACGCCTCCGGCAACATTCGCCTGTGGAAGGATGTCTACCAACCGCCCGCTGACGAGCATTCGGAGGATCTGGCCCTGTTTCCTTATCTGAACTCAGATTTCAGCTTCAGCGAAAAGATTCCCGGCAAATCGCCGTGGATCAACAATATCTACTGCTTCAACTATGGCGCTACAGCCAGTCTCGGCAAAATCAGCGGTGATATTCCGGGTATTTCCGAAGGCGCTGCATGGCTGGCGCGTGCGACCGCAGCGAAAATCTTTTCCGAAGATGCCGACCAGCATTTGCAGGCTATCAAGGCCTATGACAAGCCCGAACTCGACGGGAGCGAATGGGTGTCGACACAGATGCCGGACATACAAGGGAAGGAGCATATCGCGTGA
- a CDS encoding peroxidase-related enzyme (This protein belongs to a clade of uncharacterized proteins related to peroxidases such as the alkylhydroperoxidase AhpD.) has product MSDIVRKFTRTVPHWQPRIQPVVLEEATDEQLDALQVTPSNTKVSEYVLTLAHDVETLKVRSPLFNAIMYGKGGMSRTERELGAISASVVNGCIYCAAVHASRHAQLDRSTEVTDNLFRDGPNASLSARNRAIFEFASALSACPPAPTGTQIGALREQGLSEAEILDLILSTALFGWANRLMHVLGDPVRPKASDKKGRS; this is encoded by the coding sequence GTGAGTGATATTGTCAGGAAATTCACGCGAACGGTGCCCCATTGGCAGCCGCGAATACAGCCAGTTGTTCTTGAAGAAGCGACCGATGAGCAACTGGACGCACTGCAGGTAACACCCTCGAATACCAAGGTGTCTGAGTATGTGCTGACTCTCGCCCATGACGTCGAGACCCTGAAAGTGCGCTCACCGCTATTCAATGCGATTATGTACGGTAAAGGGGGGATGAGCCGGACGGAACGAGAACTGGGTGCCATCAGCGCGTCCGTGGTGAATGGTTGCATCTACTGCGCGGCCGTTCATGCGTCACGTCATGCACAACTCGATCGATCGACAGAAGTCACCGACAACCTCTTCAGGGACGGACCGAACGCGAGTCTCTCCGCGCGCAATCGCGCGATATTTGAATTTGCAAGTGCGCTTTCGGCGTGTCCGCCGGCCCCGACTGGTACGCAGATTGGTGCATTGCGTGAGCAGGGACTTAGCGAGGCGGAAATACTCGACCTTATTCTGTCAACCGCGCTTTTCGGCTGGGCTAACCGGCTGATGCATGTGCTGGGAGATCCCGTGCGGCCAAAAGCCTCCGACAAAAAAGGACGCAGCTGA
- a CDS encoding glycerate kinase, translating to MAGNKELKQDARDIFLAGVAAADPHDAVVQALQIHDGEWSEAGRIHVIAAGKAAVPMMRAVLETLPGGKIAEALAVTNYENVAEIEGVTVIGASHPLPDENGAKGAREAERIAHGAKASDLVLCLISGGASALLPAPVEGVTLAEKIAANDLLLKSGADIVAMNRVRKALSRLKGGGLARAISPAQGLALILSDVPCDDLAIIASGPTVADPAPPAKALEIVRDLGLSDRMAPSVMAHLQVRAELPAEDFVHTTKNRLIGSNRISLHATESAAHHHSYKVIVLSEWLEGDVQDAAEAFHDAARAAPTGQKIAILAGGETSVHVTGPGKGGRNQEMALRFAALCESTPLPRVWAFLSGGTDGRDGPTDAAGGLVTAETIAALEVKGVSTDAHLAENDAYHALAAADALVMTGATGTNVADLQVLLLG from the coding sequence ATGGCCGGAAACAAGGAACTGAAGCAAGACGCCCGCGACATCTTCCTCGCCGGCGTGGCGGCGGCGGACCCGCATGACGCGGTGGTCCAGGCGCTGCAGATCCATGACGGCGAATGGTCGGAGGCGGGCAGGATCCATGTGATAGCGGCGGGCAAGGCGGCTGTGCCGATGATGCGCGCCGTGCTCGAGACACTGCCCGGCGGCAAGATCGCGGAGGCGCTCGCTGTCACCAATTACGAAAATGTCGCCGAGATCGAAGGCGTCACCGTAATCGGCGCATCGCACCCGCTGCCCGACGAGAACGGCGCAAAGGGCGCGCGCGAGGCGGAGCGCATCGCCCATGGAGCGAAGGCGAGCGATCTCGTGCTGTGCCTGATCTCCGGCGGCGCCTCGGCGCTGCTGCCGGCGCCGGTAGAGGGAGTCACGCTCGCCGAGAAGATCGCCGCCAACGACCTATTGCTGAAATCCGGCGCCGATATCGTCGCCATGAACAGGGTGCGGAAAGCCCTGTCGCGGCTGAAGGGCGGCGGGCTGGCGCGTGCGATCTCGCCGGCACAGGGGCTGGCCCTGATCCTCTCCGACGTGCCGTGTGACGATCTCGCCATTATCGCCTCCGGCCCGACGGTCGCCGATCCGGCTCCGCCGGCAAAGGCGCTGGAGATCGTGCGCGATCTCGGCCTTTCCGACCGCATGGCGCCAAGCGTCATGGCGCATCTTCAGGTGCGTGCTGAGCTTCCGGCGGAGGATTTTGTCCACACGACCAAAAACCGGCTTATCGGCTCCAACCGCATCAGCCTGCACGCGACGGAAAGCGCCGCGCACCACCACAGCTACAAGGTGATCGTCTTGTCGGAATGGCTCGAGGGTGACGTGCAGGACGCGGCCGAGGCCTTCCATGACGCGGCGCGTGCCGCGCCGACCGGGCAGAAGATCGCCATCCTCGCCGGCGGCGAGACCTCCGTGCATGTCACCGGCCCGGGCAAGGGCGGCCGGAACCAGGAGATGGCGTTGCGCTTCGCCGCGCTCTGCGAAAGCACTCCCTTACCAAGGGTGTGGGCCTTCCTGTCCGGCGGTACCGACGGCCGCGACGGCCCGACCGACGCGGCGGGCGGCCTTGTCACGGCGGAGACGATAGCGGCGCTAGAGGTGAAAGGCGTGTCGACGGATGCTCACCTCGCCGAGAACGACGCCTATCACGCGCTTGCAGCGGCCGACGCGCTGGTGATGACGGGCGCGACGGGCACGAATGTGGCGGATTTGCAGGTGCTGCTGCTGGGGTGA
- a CDS encoding helix-turn-helix domain-containing protein produces the protein MGRSSTANRSEPRDAASKLAQSRLSVIELAKQLGNVAEACRQRGLDRTSFYEWKRRFQTQGFEGLKDLPPIHKSHIKALALAHPAYGYNRHEATPEGPEVHLVMDNYATHKTPKIKAWLARRPHWHVHFTPTPANWINQVERWFAELTRKQLQRGVHRSTAELEADIAVFIEAHNEHPKPYRWVKSADQILAAVNRSCQRMEQTLCGEL, from the coding sequence ATGGGACGATCATCGACAGCCAATAGATCGGAGCCGCGTGATGCGGCCAGCAAGCTGGCTCAGAGCCGTCTGAGCGTCATCGAACTGGCGAAGCAACTCGGCAATGTTGCAGAGGCTTGTCGGCAGCGCGGCCTTGACCGGACCAGCTTCTACGAATGGAAACGGCGATTTCAGACCCAGGGCTTCGAGGGGCTGAAGGATCTGCCGCCGATCCACAAGAGCCACATCAAGGCGCTTGCCCTGGCACATCCGGCTTATGGCTACAACCGTCACGAGGCCACGCCGGAGGGGCCGGAGGTGCATCTGGTGATGGATAATTACGCCACCCACAAGACACCCAAGATCAAGGCCTGGCTCGCGCGACGCCCGCATTGGCATGTGCATTTCACGCCGACCCCGGCCAACTGGATCAATCAGGTGGAACGCTGGTTCGCCGAGTTGACGCGTAAGCAATTGCAACGGGGCGTCCACCGCTCCACCGCCGAACTGGAGGCCGACATTGCCGTCTTCATCGAAGCCCACAACGAACACCCCAAACCCTATCGATGGGTCAAGTCTGCCGACCAAATCCTCGCTGCCGTCAATCGGTCCTGCCAGAGAATGGAGCAAACCCTATGTGGCGAACTTTAG
- a CDS encoding sulfite exporter TauE/SafE family protein, translating to MDPLIIVFLFLAGIIGGGVNAIAGGGTFFTFPALIAAGLDPLTANASNAVAIYPGHAAAVPAYKEELKAAGRPLILRSAIVALGGLLGAGLLLQTGSVAFEGLVPWLLLAATLLFAFGPALASASARLQSGSLWLTSGVEFLFAVYGGYFGAGLGVLLMAALTIIGVRDIQMANAQKNWLATIITSISVLVFAIAGAVAWLQASAVLFGALIGGYGGARVARRIPGGALRVVVIGVGLALSAYYFVA from the coding sequence ATGGACCCCCTGATCATCGTTTTCCTCTTCCTTGCAGGCATCATTGGCGGCGGCGTGAATGCCATCGCGGGGGGCGGCACGTTCTTTACTTTTCCTGCGTTAATCGCCGCTGGCCTCGATCCGCTTACGGCAAACGCTTCGAATGCGGTCGCGATCTACCCGGGCCACGCAGCGGCTGTGCCAGCCTATAAGGAAGAACTAAAAGCCGCTGGCCGACCACTGATCTTGCGAAGTGCGATAGTAGCACTGGGTGGGCTGCTTGGAGCCGGTCTGCTCCTCCAAACCGGATCCGTAGCTTTTGAAGGGCTGGTTCCCTGGCTTTTGCTTGCAGCAACATTGCTGTTCGCGTTTGGCCCGGCACTGGCGTCCGCATCCGCGCGTCTGCAATCCGGGTCACTCTGGCTGACAAGCGGCGTAGAGTTCTTGTTTGCAGTCTACGGCGGTTACTTCGGTGCAGGTCTGGGGGTCTTGCTTATGGCGGCGCTGACGATCATTGGAGTGCGCGATATCCAAATGGCCAACGCGCAGAAGAACTGGCTGGCGACGATTATCACGTCGATTTCGGTGCTCGTGTTCGCCATAGCGGGCGCTGTCGCATGGCTCCAAGCTTCTGCAGTTCTTTTTGGCGCGTTAATCGGTGGCTATGGCGGAGCACGAGTGGCCCGACGCATTCCAGGTGGCGCACTACGTGTGGTCGTTATCGGTGTGGGCCTTGCGTTGAGCGCATACTACTTTGTCGCATGA
- a CDS encoding helix-turn-helix transcriptional regulator codes for MWTYFRNPLIELGIPTETARKPLRPHVHTNVQVMVVTKGSRRVNLARQAVNVLTNSILIIPPGVVHLADQDDWEGFNAYIDPSVRYNWIASILRYPSLPDWVCDMSKNGPSFDLPALLSLISEGRLVWADPKLSKYRYDHHEMPDWPQSREGHIRRYKREAGISPHAHFKATQLDQARSKIANGETLASVAAELGFTDQSHLGRQFRASFGISPGRYAKG; via the coding sequence ATGTGGACATATTTTCGCAATCCTTTGATTGAGCTCGGCATTCCGACTGAGACGGCACGTAAGCCGCTCCGGCCACACGTCCATACGAACGTGCAAGTCATGGTGGTCACCAAAGGGTCGCGACGGGTGAATCTTGCTCGGCAGGCTGTAAATGTCCTAACAAATTCAATTCTTATTATCCCACCGGGCGTGGTTCACTTGGCTGACCAAGACGACTGGGAAGGCTTCAACGCCTATATTGACCCTTCGGTTCGTTACAATTGGATAGCGTCCATTCTCCGGTATCCGAGTTTACCGGATTGGGTGTGCGACATGAGCAAGAATGGTCCATCTTTCGACCTTCCTGCACTTTTGTCCTTAATTTCAGAGGGCAGGTTGGTTTGGGCCGATCCGAAGCTGTCGAAATATCGGTACGACCATCATGAAATGCCCGACTGGCCGCAAAGCCGCGAAGGGCACATCCGACGATACAAGCGTGAAGCTGGAATTTCACCTCATGCTCATTTCAAGGCGACGCAATTGGATCAGGCTCGCAGCAAGATCGCAAATGGTGAAACGCTGGCATCGGTGGCGGCAGAGCTGGGGTTTACTGACCAGAGCCACCTTGGTCGGCAGTTCCGCGCGTCCTTCGGCATCTCACCGGGGCGATACGCCAAAGGCTAA
- a CDS encoding FMN-dependent NADH-azoreductase, with protein MRTLLHISASSRTAQSHSRRLGQCAVERLLSAHPALTLCHRDLTRPALPHLDETFVEASLRTPLERNAQDHESLALSERLIAEMEAAEVIVIDFPMYNFTLPSGLKVWVDHVLRPNRTFRANPTGKTGLLADRPTLCIMAAGGRLDGPGAQPDFATSYLRLAMKTAGIQSIQFFIADRTRHTESGRAETTDQNFDCWIEGLLQTVNSHHAPHP; from the coding sequence ATGAGGACGCTGCTCCACATCAGCGCCAGTTCGCGAACCGCGCAATCCCACAGTCGCCGACTTGGCCAGTGCGCCGTCGAGCGTCTCCTGTCGGCACACCCGGCGCTGACGCTCTGCCACCGCGACTTGACGCGCCCCGCCTTGCCACACCTGGACGAAACCTTCGTCGAGGCCAGCCTGCGCACACCCTTGGAACGAAACGCCCAAGACCACGAATCTCTCGCCCTGTCCGAGCGCCTTATCGCCGAGATGGAGGCGGCCGAAGTGATCGTCATCGACTTCCCGATGTACAACTTCACCCTGCCCTCCGGCCTGAAGGTCTGGGTCGACCACGTGCTCAGGCCCAACCGGACCTTCCGTGCCAACCCCACCGGGAAAACCGGATTGCTCGCGGATCGCCCTACCCTTTGCATCATGGCCGCAGGTGGGCGCCTTGATGGGCCCGGCGCCCAGCCCGACTTCGCCACGAGCTATCTTCGCTTGGCGATGAAGACCGCTGGCATCCAAAGCATCCAGTTTTTTATCGCCGATCGCACGCGGCACACCGAAAGCGGACGCGCGGAAACGACGGATCAGAACTTTGATTGCTGGATCGAAGGCCTGCTGCAGACGGTAAATTCGCATCACGCTCCACATCCGTAG
- a CDS encoding GNAT family N-acetyltransferase: protein MSPIIPVEDAAAVATCFELMRQLRPHLKTVAEFVARWQSQEAEGYRLLAIYEDGRPVALAGYRLQKNLMHGRHLYLDDLVTEQTRRSGGLGQRLLDHVQTIGHAEGCSRLSLDTPLSNALGHRFYFRQGMLASALRFNIPLTSAE from the coding sequence ATGAGCCCGATCATTCCGGTCGAGGACGCCGCCGCCGTCGCCACCTGCTTCGAATTGATGCGGCAACTGCGCCCGCATCTAAAAACCGTCGCCGAATTCGTGGCCCGCTGGCAAAGCCAGGAGGCCGAGGGCTACCGGCTGCTCGCAATTTACGAAGACGGCAGGCCCGTGGCGCTGGCGGGCTACCGGCTTCAGAAGAACCTGATGCACGGGCGGCACCTCTACCTTGATGACCTCGTGACCGAGCAAACCCGGCGCAGCGGCGGGCTTGGCCAGCGGCTTCTCGACCATGTGCAGACCATAGGTCACGCAGAGGGATGCAGCAGGTTGAGCCTCGATACCCCGCTGTCAAACGCATTGGGGCATCGCTTCTATTTCCGCCAGGGAATGCTCGCCAGCGCCTTGCGCTTCAACATCCCCCTGACGAGCGCGGAATGA
- a CDS encoding carboxymuconolactone decarboxylase family protein, translating into MTTKRRLTYADFERDFPEALTTLLAMSKAVDASGLEKSITELVKLRVSQINACAFCTELHLRVARRTGVEEAKLDLLPAWRDTALYSARERAALAWAEHVTQTPTAGLPPDASAALDSAFAEPERVNLTIAIANINAWNRIAGALHFRTMATAEAR; encoded by the coding sequence ATGACGACCAAACGCAGACTGACCTATGCCGATTTTGAAAGGGACTTCCCTGAAGCACTGACGACATTGCTGGCGATGAGCAAGGCGGTCGATGCCTCAGGGCTCGAGAAATCCATAACCGAATTGGTGAAACTGCGCGTCTCGCAGATCAACGCCTGCGCCTTCTGCACCGAACTACACCTGCGGGTAGCGCGGCGCACCGGGGTTGAAGAGGCAAAGCTAGACCTGCTGCCCGCCTGGCGCGATACCGCACTCTACAGCGCGCGCGAACGCGCGGCGCTCGCCTGGGCCGAACATGTCACCCAGACGCCCACGGCCGGACTGCCCCCGGACGCAAGCGCTGCGCTGGACAGCGCCTTTGCAGAGCCCGAGCGGGTCAACCTCACCATCGCCATCGCCAATATCAACGCGTGGAATCGCATCGCCGGCGCGCTGCATTTTCGCACCATGGCAACGGCGGAGGCAAGATGA
- a CDS encoding MarR family winged helix-turn-helix transcriptional regulator: MGKTTTDPPEQGEGKRGQDGYLGYLLRQAANGYRNRVETVLRATRLTQPQFAALTMLDAYPEHSSADLARIALLTPQTMSTILQNLEKAGLILRYPNQEHGRKRRIALTEAGRAVLAQAKALVYALEDELAEGFSRAEQATVRRWLVAAARGVEG; this comes from the coding sequence ATGGGCAAGACGACAACGGACCCTCCGGAGCAAGGGGAGGGCAAGCGCGGGCAGGATGGCTATCTAGGCTACCTTCTGCGCCAGGCCGCGAACGGCTACCGGAATCGGGTGGAAACGGTCCTGCGCGCAACCCGGCTGACCCAGCCGCAATTCGCCGCTCTGACCATGCTCGACGCCTATCCGGAGCATTCAAGCGCCGATCTGGCCCGGATCGCGCTTCTGACCCCGCAGACGATGAGTACGATCCTGCAGAACCTCGAAAAGGCCGGGCTGATCCTGCGCTACCCGAATCAGGAGCATGGGCGCAAACGGAGAATCGCGCTGACCGAGGCGGGGCGCGCGGTGCTGGCCCAGGCAAAAGCGCTTGTCTACGCGCTGGAGGACGAACTGGCCGAAGGGTTCTCCAGGGCGGAGCAGGCAACGGTCCGTCGCTGGCTGGTCGCGGCGGCTCGGGGCGTTGAGGGCTGA
- a CDS encoding metal ABC transporter permease, giving the protein MGVLSAIACALPGNFLILRRQALIGDAISHVVLPGIVVAFLATGVIAALPMLIGAAGAALVAVVLIETIKRVGRIEPGAAMGVVFTSMFAGGVLLLEQTDTSAVHLDVEHALMGNLESLIWFDATGWGSLLDPVALAGLPTELPRIAVVAAAIAVLTFVFWRPLKLSTFDEGFAATLGVPTGAIGLALVAASAVAAVAAFDAVGSIIVIAMFICPPAAARLMTNRLEAQVGWSVVFATLSAVVGYVLAGYGPLWFGAQNAVSAAGMIAAVSGVILALACLAAPHRRRIGVVRGQG; this is encoded by the coding sequence ATCGGCGTCCTGTCGGCGATTGCCTGTGCCTTGCCCGGCAATTTCCTCATCCTGCGCCGGCAGGCGTTGATAGGGGATGCGATCAGCCATGTGGTGCTGCCGGGCATCGTCGTCGCCTTCCTCGCCACCGGGGTCATTGCCGCCCTGCCGATGCTGATCGGCGCGGCCGGGGCGGCGCTGGTCGCGGTGGTTCTGATCGAGACGATCAAGCGGGTCGGACGGATCGAGCCGGGGGCCGCCATGGGGGTCGTTTTCACATCCATGTTCGCCGGCGGCGTCCTGTTGCTGGAGCAGACCGACACGAGCGCGGTGCATCTCGATGTCGAGCATGCGCTGATGGGCAATCTGGAAAGCCTGATCTGGTTCGACGCCACCGGATGGGGCTCTCTGCTCGATCCGGTGGCGCTTGCGGGACTGCCGACCGAATTGCCGCGCATTGCGGTGGTGGCGGCCGCGATCGCCGTGTTGACGTTCGTTTTCTGGCGCCCGCTCAAGCTGTCGACGTTTGACGAGGGCTTTGCCGCGACGCTCGGCGTGCCGACCGGAGCGATCGGACTGGCGCTCGTGGCCGCCTCGGCGGTCGCGGCGGTTGCGGCCTTCGACGCGGTCGGGTCGATCATCGTCATCGCGATGTTCATCTGTCCTCCGGCGGCGGCCCGTTTGATGACCAACCGGCTGGAGGCCCAGGTCGGCTGGAGCGTCGTCTTCGCCACGCTATCGGCCGTTGTCGGATATGTGCTGGCCGGCTACGGCCCGCTCTGGTTCGGCGCACAGAACGCGGTGAGCGCCGCGGGCATGATCGCGGCGGTGTCCGGCGTCATTCTCGCCCTTGCTTGCCTTGCGGCTCCGCACCGCCGTCGTATCGGTGTCGTTCGGGGGCAGGGCTAG
- a CDS encoding D-2-hydroxyacid dehydrogenase, whose protein sequence is MNGKRKKIVFVDRETIGPDVDLVHPETDHEWIEYERTDPVDVLDRITGAEIVITNKVPLAGEVIKTAATAGLKMIQVAATGYDVVDVQAAKAAGVAVSNVRNYAGATVPEHTFALLLALRRSIVGYRQDVERGEWSKSGQFCFFNHPIRELAGSTIGIIGEGAIGQSVAGIARAFGMRVWFASHKGVEGLGPLYTPFDQVIAESDVITLHCPLSEKTRNMIAMPEFKAMKRHPLIINTARGGLVNEADLLAALDQDLIAGFGFDTLVTEPAADDDPMIAALDRPNVIVTPHVAWASSEAMQALWNQVADQIDRFVSGSSFNRIV, encoded by the coding sequence GTGAACGGCAAACGTAAGAAAATTGTTTTTGTTGATAGGGAAACAATCGGCCCCGATGTAGACTTGGTGCATCCGGAAACCGATCATGAATGGATAGAGTACGAACGCACGGACCCGGTAGATGTTCTTGACCGCATAACGGGCGCCGAGATTGTCATCACAAACAAGGTTCCGCTTGCAGGTGAAGTGATAAAGACCGCAGCGACGGCCGGGTTGAAGATGATTCAGGTAGCCGCGACCGGCTATGACGTCGTGGATGTTCAAGCGGCCAAGGCTGCTGGCGTAGCGGTCTCAAACGTGCGCAATTATGCTGGCGCCACGGTGCCTGAACACACATTTGCTCTTTTGCTCGCCCTGCGGCGTAGCATTGTAGGATATCGCCAGGATGTCGAGAGGGGTGAATGGTCGAAGTCCGGCCAGTTTTGCTTCTTCAATCATCCGATCCGGGAACTCGCCGGATCAACCATCGGTATCATCGGTGAAGGTGCGATTGGGCAGAGCGTTGCCGGTATAGCCAGAGCTTTCGGCATGCGGGTTTGGTTTGCTTCCCATAAGGGTGTCGAGGGGCTGGGACCGCTCTATACCCCTTTCGATCAGGTGATTGCCGAGAGCGATGTGATAACGCTTCATTGCCCGTTGAGCGAAAAGACGCGCAACATGATAGCGATGCCTGAGTTCAAAGCGATGAAACGGCATCCGCTCATCATCAATACAGCCCGCGGTGGCCTGGTGAACGAGGCGGATCTGCTGGCGGCGCTCGATCAGGACCTGATTGCCGGTTTTGGTTTCGACACGCTCGTCACGGAACCGGCGGCCGATGATGATCCGATGATAGCTGCCCTTGATCGGCCGAATGTCATCGTCACGCCTCATGTCGCATGGGCAAGCAGTGAAGCCATGCAGGCTCTGTGGAATCAGGTCGCCGATCAGATAGATCGGTTCGTCAGCGGTTCTTCTTTTAACAGGATCGTGTAG